CCTCGCTGGATGCGATGCAGAAAATCCTCGCGAGAATAGTGTATGTCCCACCCGGTGAGGCGGTGTTAGAGGATGGTCGTTTTTACATTCAGTTTAAGAATAACAACAGCGGGCTTAGGGCCTCGGCGAGAATAAATATAACCGTCAACGCGCCGGAATGACCGGAGGGCTTTGACGGTTTCATGGGGAAATGACGTGTAGGGACAGAACAGTGTTCTGTCCCTACACGTCATTTCCCCAATTTTTTGGATTTCGTTTAATATATTCCCTGATGCGGTATAATTCGTCATTGTCGCGGATGATCCGGTCGTAATACGACCGCTGCCATATCGATTTTCCGATATGTTTCGTTACCGCGTTTTTAAATGATTTGATGATTTTGGATAACGTACCCGTAAGGACAGAACATTGTTCTGTCCTTACGGGTACGTCACCAACGGTCATGGCACCAACAATCCATATAATCCCATGAATATGGTCCGGCATAACGCAGTATTCATCCAGCCGCACGTTGTCATAATGGTCCGGGATTTCTTCCCAGTAACGTACGGCAACTGTGCCCCATTCATTTAACGACATTGTGCCGTTGCTGATCGATCCGAATACGGGTTCTTTTCTCATGCGACCATGAACGCATATCGTCACAAAATATGCGCCGGGCGACGAATAATCATAGCCGCGTTTCCGGTTCAATTTCCGTTCTCTCAACACTGGCGCCCCAATTTTAATTTCACGTTTGCCGCTCCGCTTTACAAATCAGAAGGCGTTTTTTTGTTTCTATCCCTGAACTGCGTGGGGGTCATTCCTTCCGATTTGAGAAAGGCGGTATTGAAAACGGTCTTGGAGATAAAGCCGCACTGGAGGGCCGCGCGGAGGACACTCATGGCGTCGTTCTCCAGGAGTAGCTTTTTGGCGGCGCCGATCCTGTATGAATTGACGTAGGAGCGAAAATTCGTATCGAGCCGGTCGTTCAATATTTCAGAAAGCTGATGGGGTGTGATGCCGAGAAGGGCGCTTAACTGCTGCAGGGACAGGCCCTCGTCAAGATAGATCTTTTCGAGCTCCATGAGCTCCTGCAGGCGCTCGATCACCGCCTTCGTGTCGATGCCGCGGAGCATCGATTTCGCGTATCGTGTCGCGCTCGCGTCCTTTTGCATTTCAAGAAAAAAATCGGCGTGTTTTTTTTCCCAATAATAAGAAATAATGAGCAGGACGGTTATGACGAGAACCGTCCACCGGTGCATCAGGCTCTTATCCGAGACTATCGCGATATAAATGATGAAAAGCATGGATATCCATAAAAGATTATAGCCAAGGAAATACTTTTTCTGTATCAAAAGCCGGATGCCTCTTTTTGAAAGGGTCCGGTAACCGTGAATGACCCCGAGGACAAGGCATGCGATTAAATACGGCGCCGCTGAGTACATGATGAAGAGATAGATGCCGCGCGCCGCCCCGCTATGAATGGTATCGAACCCCACGGACGCGAGCTTTACTTCCGGGCTTTGCAGGAAAAAGGGAATGAAATAAACGACCGCAAGGACCCCCGGCGCGAATAGGAGCGCGGTAAGAGGGTCCAATCGAATTTTTCCTTCTATCATTATCTTGAAACGGCAATACACCAGGGGGCCCAGAAAAAGCTCGAAGGGCTGGTTGAGATACAGGAGATGCGGATAATATCGATAAAAAAAGGTATCCTCTGACAGCATGAACAGGGAGTCCGCTCCCCAGAGAAATAACAGGGAGAAAATGACTATGATTTCCGTTCTATTTCTTTTTTCCATGAAAATCCCGAAGGAAATCGTTATAAGCCAGCAGGCGGCCGCGAAAATTAATGCGTTAAGGATGGCGTCCATGGTTCAGGCCCGCCTTTTTTTGCTTTGCTGTATGAATTCCGTGGGAGTCATGCCTTCACGCCTGGAAAACGCGTTGTTAAAGGCGTTTTTCGATTTGAACCCGCATTCATAGGCCGCGTTGATGACGCCGATATTCTCGTTTTCCAGGAGCATTTTCTTCGCTTCTTCGATCCGGTACGCGTTCACGAAAGTGGGGAACGTGGCGCGCACCGTGCCGTTGAGAATCTCCGAAAGCTGGTGGGGCGTGATGCCGAGGCGGGAGCCCAGGCTTTTCAGCGACAGGTCCTCGTCGAGATAGAGCCGTTCAAGCTCCATGAGCTCCTGTATGCGCTCCACGACGGCGCCGGTATTGACGCCCCCGAGCATCGACCGCTTGTACCTGGTCTCGCTCGAGTCTTCCCGTATCAGGAGGAACAATTCGGGGTATTTCTTTTCTATGAAGTAAAAAAGGACGATCATGCAGTTGGTGACGATTATCATCACCCGTATCATGCCGCTCTGCCCCGTGAGATATACGGCATACCCGGTTATGGCGATGGTTATCCAGAGAAGATTATAAGCAACGAGGACTTTTTTCTGCATTATCAGCCGAAGCCCTTTGGCGGAAAGCATCCTGGACCCGTGGACGATGAAAAGGGCTAGGCAGAATACGAACCATGGAGTCTGGCCGTACACGATCGCAAGATATATGGCGCGCACGGCGCCGTTCTGAATGTTCTGGAACCCGGCCAGGGCGAGCTTCTCCTGTCCGCTCAGCGTGAAATAGGGGATGAAATAGAGGACCGCCAGGATCCCCGGCGCAAAAAGGAGCAGGGTGAGAAGGCTGAGCTTCATTTTCCCTTCCACCAGTATCCTGAAACGATAGTATATCAGGGGGCCCATGAAAAGCTCGAAAGGCTCGTTGACATGGAGGAATTGAGGATACGAATAGATGGCGCCGGTTTCCTCCGCCAGAATGAACAGGGTGAAGATTCCCCATAGCGAACAGAAGGTAAAAACGATGATCATGTCGGCTTTTTTTCTATTTTCCGAGAAATAGCCGAAGGCGATGGCGATCACCGAACATATGCTCGCTAAGGACAATAAATTCAGGGGATCGTGCACTGTTTATTCCTGCCGCGTCTCTCGCATGGTGATAATCGAACCGTTTTGCCATTCCGATCCGGTCACCGACTATGCTTCAGTGAAGCATTTATACATATTTTGTCAATTGTTATCTGACGCGTTTTATCGTCGCACATCCCCGGGGCGGCCTGATCGAACAACAATAACCCCTTGGGTTACTGTGCCTCGACGGGCTCGTGATCAGTAGCAGTCAAATTATTGGGATGGGGAGCTATCCCGCTCACTCCGCCTCGTAGTTACATCCTGTAAGACTCGGCTGCCGGCGGCATCCGTGCCGCCTGTTCACGGGATAGCTCCCCACCCCAAAAGAAAATACCGCGACCCGAGCCTGTCGAGGCATGATTGCCGCCCTTCGGCTTTGCTCAGGAACCGCGCAGTCGAGGCATTATCCTTGACAGATGTGCATCCGGCCGGATAATCGTGGAAGAAGTATTACCACATTGCCAAGGAGAAACATATATGAGATTCAAAGACAAGGTCGCCATTGTGACCGGCTGCAACACGGGGATCGGCGAGGCCATTGCCATGGCCTTCGGCAGGGAAGGTGCGAGCGTCGTCCTTGCCGACTGCGTGACCGATAACCTGGAGGGCCACGCGAAAAAAATAAAAGAGAGCGGCGGCAGGGCGCTGCCGGTGAAGACAGACATCAGCAGCCCCGACAGCGTTAAGGAGATGGCCGCGAAGGCCCTCGGCGAATTCGGGCGGATAGACATCCTGGTCAACAACGCGGCCTACACGAATATCAGCCTGAAGCCCTTCATGAACACCGAGCCCCATGAATGGGACGGGGAGATAAACACCACCCTGCGGGGCACCCTGAACTGCTGCTGGGCCGTGCTGCCGCAGATGGCGAAGCAGGGCTACGGCAGGATCGTGAACATCACCACGGCCGGCGTGAAGACCGGGTCGCAGTACCTGTCGCTCTACGGCGCGTCCAAGGCCGCGGTGGCGCAGTTCACCAAGTCCCTGGCCATGGAGGTCATGGGGCAGGGAATCCTGGTGAACGCGGTGGCCCCCGGCATGATAAAGACCGGGGCGCTGAACCGTGTCTTCGGCGAAGACCTTCTCAAGACGCACCTGGCCACACAGGGCGTGAGCCGCCTCGGCGAGTCCGGGGAAGTGGCCGGGGTCGTGCTCTTCCTCTCCTCGGACGAGGCGAGCTACGTGACGGGCCAGCACTGGTCTGCCTGCGGCGGCCTCAGCCCGCAGTAGGGAAGTTGCCGGCTCAGAGCCCCCGCTCTTCCCGATACTGGACGAGATCGTCCACCGTCATGACGGGCATGACGTGCTTCAGTGCGAAGTCGATGACGCCCGGCAATTTCGCCATGGTGCCGTCGGCGTTGGTGAGCTCGCAGAGCACGCCGCAGGGCTTGAGCCCCGCGATGCGCATCAGGTCCACCGTGGCCTCGGTGTGGCCGCGCCGCTCCATCACCC
Above is a genomic segment from Spirochaetota bacterium containing:
- a CDS encoding transposase; this encodes MKIGAPVLRERKLNRKRGYDYSSPGAYFVTICVHGRMRKEPVFGSISNGTMSLNEWGTVAVRYWEEIPDHYDNVRLDEYCVMPDHIHGIIWIVGAMTVGDVPVRTEQCSVLTGTLSKIIKSFKNAVTKHIGKSIWQRSYYDRIIRDNDELYRIREYIKRNPKNWGNDV
- a CDS encoding AraC family transcriptional regulator, translating into MDAILNALIFAAACWLITISFGIFMEKRNRTEIIVIFSLLFLWGADSLFMLSEDTFFYRYYPHLLYLNQPFELFLGPLVYCRFKIMIEGKIRLDPLTALLFAPGVLAVVYFIPFFLQSPEVKLASVGFDTIHSGAARGIYLFIMYSAAPYLIACLVLGVIHGYRTLSKRGIRLLIQKKYFLGYNLLWISMLFIIYIAIVSDKSLMHRWTVLVITVLLIISYYWEKKHADFFLEMQKDASATRYAKSMLRGIDTKAVIERLQELMELEKIYLDEGLSLQQLSALLGITPHQLSEILNDRLDTNFRSYVNSYRIGAAKKLLLENDAMSVLRAALQCGFISKTVFNTAFLKSEGMTPTQFRDRNKKTPSDL
- a CDS encoding helix-turn-helix transcriptional regulator, with protein sequence MIAIAFGYFSENRKKADMIIVFTFCSLWGIFTLFILAEETGAIYSYPQFLHVNEPFELFMGPLIYYRFRILVEGKMKLSLLTLLLFAPGILAVLYFIPYFTLSGQEKLALAGFQNIQNGAVRAIYLAIVYGQTPWFVFCLALFIVHGSRMLSAKGLRLIMQKKVLVAYNLLWITIAITGYAVYLTGQSGMIRVMIIVTNCMIVLFYFIEKKYPELFLLIREDSSETRYKRSMLGGVNTGAVVERIQELMELERLYLDEDLSLKSLGSRLGITPHQLSEILNGTVRATFPTFVNAYRIEEAKKMLLENENIGVINAAYECGFKSKNAFNNAFSRREGMTPTEFIQQSKKRRA
- a CDS encoding SDR family oxidoreductase, with the translated sequence MRFKDKVAIVTGCNTGIGEAIAMAFGREGASVVLADCVTDNLEGHAKKIKESGGRALPVKTDISSPDSVKEMAAKALGEFGRIDILVNNAAYTNISLKPFMNTEPHEWDGEINTTLRGTLNCCWAVLPQMAKQGYGRIVNITTAGVKTGSQYLSLYGASKAAVAQFTKSLAMEVMGQGILVNAVAPGMIKTGALNRVFGEDLLKTHLATQGVSRLGESGEVAGVVLFLSSDEASYVTGQHWSACGGLSPQ